In one Juglans regia cultivar Chandler chromosome 11, Walnut 2.0, whole genome shotgun sequence genomic region, the following are encoded:
- the LOC108984273 gene encoding glutamate receptor 3.6-like translates to MNRRPPRRFPCSTTPYVPILIPHRSNPVLKSTRNMLWLLAMLFCNWLFIRTGTSSTVSTRPDFVKIGAILSFNSSIGKVAKVALETAVEDVNSNPAVLNGTKLSLTMQDTKLSSGFLGIVEALRFMENDTVAIIGPQHSVMAHVISHIANELQVPLLSFAATDPTLNSLQFPYFVRTTQSDLFQMAAVVDIVGYYEWRDVIAIYVDDDHGRNGVVALGDKLADNRCKISYKAPLNPKLSREDITKTLVKVALMESRVIVLHIYATWGLEVLDAAWDMGMMGSGYVWIATDWLSTVLDTESSLPSSAMDRMQGVLTLRMHTPDSELKRKFVSGWSKLTAAKSDNGLFGLNSYGLYAYDTVMLLAQALDAFLNQRENISFSNDPSLSEFRGGNLHIDNMSIFDEGNHLLNSILQVNITGVTGQIKFTSNGNLMHPAYEVINVVGKGMRTIGYWSNSSGRLSVVPPEKLNIKTNSDHLYGVIWPGQTTQKPRGWVFSSNGRQLRVGVPNLVSFREFVFRVGNSDIFHGYCIEVFLAAVELLPYALPYKFIPFGDGHSNPVKTDLLYKITTDDFDAVVGDITITTNRTKIVDFTQPYVESGLVVVAPVQKLNSSVWAFLRPFTVMMWCVTGIFFLVVGAVIWILERRSNDVFQGHPRKQFVTTVWFSFSTLFFAHREKVESTLGRFVLIIWLSAVLILNSSYTASLTSILTVEKLSSPIKGIESLITSNDPIGYQHGTFVENYLTEEYNIQKNRLVSLNSEEEYEKALKDGPKNGGVAAIVDMRAYMELFLSTRCEFSIVGQEFTKLGWGFAFPRDSPLAVDLSTAILKLSENGDLQKIHDKWLAGKACSSEGTKEDVDRLPLKSFWGLFLLCGSTFLLALLLYIIKLVIQYVRLSRRSSPTDNNSRPVPSFFKFMVEKEEDVHDHHHDIEEEGKSGSKRRY, encoded by the exons ATGAATCGACGGCCACCTCGTAGATTTCCATGCTCTACAACTCCTTACGTACCAATATTAATTCCCCACAGGTCAAATCCAG TACTGAAATCCACCAGGAATATGTTGTGGCTTCTGGCAATGCTTTTCTGCAATTGGCTTTTTATTAGAACTGGTACTAGTAGTACCGTTTCTACAAGACCAGATTTTGTTAAAATTGGAGCTATTTTGTCCTTCAATTCTTCCATCGGCAAAGTGGCAAAAGTTGCATTAGAAACTGCAGTTGAAGATGTGAATTCCAATCCAGCGGTTCTTAATGGAACTAAGCTGAGTCTTACGATGCAGGATACAAAACTATCTAGCGGGTTTCTGGGAATCGTTGAGG CTTTGCGGTTTATGGAGAATGACACAGTCGCTATAATTGGCCCCCAGCACTCAGTTATGGCTCATGTAATTTCCCATATTGCGAATGAGCTCCAAGTTCCTCTATTATCCTTTGCCGCAACAGACCCCACTCTGAATTCACTTCAGTTCCCTTACTTTGTTCGAACAACTCAAAGTGATCTCTTCCAGATGGCAGCAGTAGTAGATATTGTAGGTTACTACGAATGGCGAGATGTAATAGCAATCTatgttgatgatgatcatgGCAGGAATGGGGTTGTTGCATTGGGGGACAAGCTAGCTGATAATCGTTGTAAAATCTCATACAAAGCACCTCTGAACCCCAAACTAAGCCGGGAAGACATCACCAAGACACTGGTTAAGGTGGCTTTGATGGAGTCTCGGGTTATTGTCCTCCATATTTATGCTACTTGGGGTCTAGAGGTACTTGATGCGGCATGGGATATGGGGATGATGGGAAGTGGATATGTGTGGATAGCTACTGATTGGCTCTCTACAGTACTTGACACAGAGTCTTCCCTCCCTTCTTCGGCAATGGACAGGATGCAGGGGGTTCTTACGTTGCGTATGCACACTCCGGATTCAGAACTCAAAAGGAAATTTGTTTCTGGATGGAGCAAATTAACTGCTGCAAAGTCGGATAATGGTCTTTTTGGACTAAATAGTTATGGTCTTTATGCCTATGACACTGTTATGCTTCTTGCGCAGGCACTTGACGCATTCTTAAATCAGAGGgagaacatttcattttcaaatgatcCGAGTTTAAGCGAGTTTCGTGGAGGGAACTTGCATATTGATAATATGAGCATCTTTGATGAAGGGAATCATTTGCTTAATAGCATTTTGCAGGTTAACATAACTGGAGTAACAGGTCAAATCAAGTTCACTTCAAATGGGAATCTCATGCATCCTGCTTATGAAGTCATCAATGTCGTTGGCAAAGGGATGAGGACAATCGGTTATTGGTCCAATTCTTCCGGCCGTTTATCTGTTGTGCCTCCAGAAAAGCTAAACATAAAAACCAATTCCGATCATCTTTATGGAGTAATATGGCCTGGACAGACAACTCAAAAGCCTCGTGGATGGGTATTCTCAAGCAACGGAAGGCAACTGCGAGTTGGGGTACCAAACCTTGTCAGTTTCCGTGAATTTGTCTTCCGAGTCGGTAACTCAGACATCTTTCATGGGTATTGCATTGAAGTATTCCTTGCTGCAGTTGAATTGTTACCTTATGCACTGCCTTATAAGTTTATTCCATTCGGAGATGGACATAGCAATCCAGTAAAGACGGATCTTCTGTACAAGATCACAACGGAT gacTTCGACGCTGTGGTTGGCGACATTACAATTACCACGAACCGGACAAAGATAGTGGATTTTACACAGCCATATGTGGAATCTGGGCTAGTCGTAGTGGCCCCAGTTCAGAAGTTGAACTCTAGTGTTTGGGCTTTTCTGAGACCATTTACAGTAATGATGTGGTGTGTCACAGGTATATTTTTCCTTGTTGTAGGAGCAGTTATTTGGATTCTTGAGCGCAGGTCAAATGATGTGTTCCAGGGCCATCCTAGAAAACAATTTGTCACCACTGTATG GTTTAGCTTCTCAACATTGTTTTTTGCTCATA gAGAAAAGGTTGAAAGCACCCTTGGTCGCTTTGTGCTTATCATATGGCTCTCTGCGGTTCTAATACTGAATTCGAGTTATACTGCAAGTCTGACTTCAATCCTTACAGTGGAAAAGCTTTCTTCCCCCATCAAAGGGATTGAAAGTTTAATTACAAGCAACGATCCCATTGGTTACCAGCATGGTACGTTTGTTGAAAACTATCTAACCGAAGAGTACAACATACAAAAGAACAGACTTGTTTCTCTAAACTCTGAAGAAGAATATGAGAAAGCGTTGAAGGATGGTCCCAAGAATGGTGGAGTCGCTGCCATTGTTGACATGCGTGCATACATGGAGCTCTTCCTCTCCACCAGATGCGAATTTAGTATAGTAGGTCAAGAGTTCACCAAATTGGGATGGGGTTTT GCCTTTCCAAGAGATTCGCCATTAGCCGTTGACCTGTCAACTGCCATCTTGAAACTGTCCGAGAATGGGGACTTGCAAAAAATTCATGACAAGTGGCTTGCAGGAAAGGCTTGCAGCTCAGAAGGTACAAAGGAGGACGTGGACCGCCTTCCGCTTAAAAGCTTCTGGGGCCTCTTTTTACTTTGTGGCTCAACTTTCTTGCTTGCTCTGCTTTTGTATATCATTAAGTTGGTTATCCAGTACGTGAGGCTTTCTCGCCGGAGCTCGCCTACTGATAATAATTCACGGCCTGttccttcatttttcaaatttatggtagaaaaagaagaggacgttcatgatcatcatcatgatatagaagaggaaggaaaaagCGGATCCAAGAGAAGGTACTGA